A part of Streptomyces sp. DSM 40750 genomic DNA contains:
- the recR gene encoding recombination mediator RecR, with product MYEGVVQDLIDELGRLPGVGPKSAQRIAFHILQAEPTDVRRLAQALLEVKAKVRFCATCGNIAQEELCNICRDTRRDVSVICVVEEPKDVVAIERTREFRGRYHVLGGAISPIEGVGPDDLRIRELLARLADETVTELILATDPNLEGEATATYLARMIKPMGLKVTRLASGLPVGGDLEYADEVTLGRAFEGRRLLDV from the coding sequence GTGTACGAAGGCGTGGTCCAGGACCTCATCGACGAGTTGGGGCGGCTGCCCGGCGTCGGTCCCAAGAGCGCGCAGCGGATCGCCTTCCACATCCTGCAGGCGGAGCCGACGGACGTACGGCGGCTCGCACAGGCCCTCCTCGAAGTGAAGGCGAAGGTCCGCTTCTGCGCGACCTGCGGCAACATCGCGCAGGAGGAGTTGTGCAACATCTGCCGCGACACCCGCCGCGACGTCTCGGTCATCTGCGTCGTCGAGGAGCCGAAGGACGTCGTGGCGATCGAACGCACCCGCGAGTTCAGGGGCCGTTACCACGTCCTCGGCGGCGCGATCAGCCCGATCGAGGGTGTCGGCCCCGACGACCTGCGCATACGAGAGCTGCTGGCCCGCCTGGCGGACGAAACGGTCACCGAGCTGATCCTGGCCACGGACCCGAATCTCGAAGGCGAGGCCACGGCCACGTACCTCGCCCGCATGATCAAACCCATGGGCCTCAAGGTCACCCGCCTGGCCAGCGGCCTCCCGGTGGGCGGCGACCTGGAATACGCGGACGAGGTGACCCTCGGCCGCGCCTTCGAGGGGAGACGACTCCTAGATGTCTGA
- a CDS encoding YbaB/EbfC family nucleoid-associated protein: protein MIPGGGQPNMQQLLQQAQKMQQDLARAQEELAQTEVDGQAGGGLVRATVTGSGELRALKIDPKAVDPEDTETLADLIVAAVQAANENAQALQQQKLGPLAQGLGGGGAGIPGLPF from the coding sequence GTGATCCCCGGTGGTGGCCAGCCCAATATGCAGCAGCTGCTCCAGCAGGCCCAGAAGATGCAGCAGGACCTGGCGAGGGCACAGGAGGAACTCGCGCAGACGGAGGTCGACGGTCAGGCGGGCGGCGGCCTGGTGCGGGCCACCGTCACCGGATCCGGCGAACTGCGCGCCCTGAAGATCGACCCCAAGGCGGTGGACCCGGAGGACACCGAGACCCTCGCCGACCTGATCGTCGCGGCCGTCCAGGCGGCCAACGAGAACGCCCAGGCCCTCCAGCAGCAGAAACTGGGCCCCCTCGCCCAGGGCCTCGGCGGCGGTGGCGCGGGCATCCCCGGCCTGCCCTTCTGA
- a CDS encoding DUF5063 domain-containing protein produces the protein MSDATLHATGLNPDDFAVQIADQIESFLVAVTEVARGDEPDSAVPFLLLEVSQLLLAGGRLGAHEDIVPDERYEPDPGPEPDVDDLRERLALMLDPVDIYSEVFDPYEPRKAPVPARISDDLADVIADLRHGMAHYRAGRTTEALWWWQFSYFSNWGSTASATLRALQSVVAHVRLNQPLAELDGLDTDQELMGDETLEFEAGKVMAEEIAAPLGLRKVK, from the coding sequence ATGTCTGACGCCACGCTGCACGCGACCGGCCTGAACCCGGACGACTTCGCGGTCCAGATCGCGGACCAGATCGAGAGCTTCCTGGTCGCCGTCACCGAGGTGGCCAGGGGCGACGAGCCGGACTCGGCCGTCCCCTTCCTCCTCCTGGAGGTCTCCCAGCTCCTCCTGGCCGGCGGCCGCCTCGGCGCGCACGAGGACATCGTGCCGGACGAGCGCTACGAGCCCGACCCGGGCCCCGAGCCGGACGTCGACGACCTGCGCGAACGCCTGGCTCTGATGCTCGACCCGGTCGACATCTACTCCGAGGTCTTCGACCCCTACGAGCCCCGCAAGGCGCCCGTGCCGGCCCGTATCTCCGACGACCTCGCCGACGTCATCGCCGACCTCCGCCACGGCATGGCCCACTACCGCGCGGGCCGCACCACCGAGGCCCTCTGGTGGTGGCAGTTCTCCTACTTCTCCAACTGGGGCTCCACGGCTTCGGCGACACTCAGGGCACTTCAGTCCGTCGTCGCGCACGTCCGCCTCAACCAACCCCTCGCCGAGCTCGACGGCCTCGACACCGACCAGGAACTGATGGGCGACGAGACCCTGGAGTTCGAGGCGGGCAAGGTCATGGCGGAGGAGATCGCGGCGCCGCTGGGGCTGCGGAAGGTGAAGTAG
- a CDS encoding tetratricopeptide repeat protein, whose amino-acid sequence MSALFDRRPSEDSSATASGTAAVAARGDVGLAQTGAGSYGVHIGRATLLSPESFPAAACVDCPPGLTNLPSRAPLFVGRGHELALLDEALATPGEAVVHAMHGLGGIGKSTLAARWATLRGAEYAPVWWITADSRAALDSGLAALASALQPALVTLLPQEQLAEWARQWLASHTGWLLVLDNVSDPAVVEHLLARATSGRFLVTSRRSTGWRSMAKELALDVLSAPEAVDLFTRIRGEDSDTAELCAELGHLPLAVAQAAAYCAETGCTVRAYLDDLAAYPAEMYGATDEGGDHGRTVARVWHVTLDRLADDPLAVRILLMLAWYASEGIPRSLLASLGTPPAVRRALGRLAAHSMISLYDDTVSVHRLVQAVSRTPGEGRGEDDRHRHADAIVAARRSAVAALTAQVPEDAEAPSAWRAVRAVLPHIEALAGHGGGLPGAGIGTAESEAEAELYVKAARQLTFSGTRSALRAVALLERAEAVYTRLLGAEAPQTLETRTRLVHARRRSGDLKGAAPLAEAVLDDCVRALGERHPVTLTALMRLAQLVGFQGDSARAAALLEEVVAGRAAALGDQHPLTLAARSALAREFRNHDDLVSIRWRLQKAYEDGVEHLGPEHPVTLSIQGELLLMSAGSKILEGPIGEALMSVPLNSADFSSPDLMHRLHSVVRSMGPQVMKKLLGSEQDVETAEQYVATTERVFGGDHPRTLTARMALVQAYASTRDVGRVSTALEQLVSDATEVFGGDDSFVAGMNAIRSMVDVAVSRGLGNNDEDDESDTGDLDGEGADWIAGAEGRPIPEAVVQLGDLFGSMRESIAAGTLDFARFAEAAIEVMKAVDRAGTATARADEPEGADAMEATVAVEGTVDTADNGTADGI is encoded by the coding sequence ATGAGCGCATTGTTCGACCGCCGCCCGTCTGAGGATTCCTCCGCCACGGCCTCCGGTACGGCGGCTGTGGCCGCTCGGGGGGATGTCGGTCTGGCGCAGACCGGGGCGGGTTCGTACGGTGTGCACATCGGCAGGGCGACGCTGTTGTCGCCCGAGAGCTTTCCCGCCGCGGCATGCGTCGACTGCCCCCCGGGGCTGACCAACCTCCCGTCCCGTGCGCCCCTCTTCGTCGGCCGGGGCCATGAACTCGCCCTGTTGGACGAGGCGTTGGCCACCCCGGGTGAGGCGGTGGTGCACGCGATGCACGGGCTGGGCGGTATCGGAAAGTCGACGCTCGCCGCCCGCTGGGCGACCCTGCGCGGCGCGGAGTACGCGCCGGTCTGGTGGATCACCGCGGACAGCCGTGCGGCGCTCGACTCGGGCTTGGCGGCGCTTGCCTCCGCGCTGCAGCCCGCACTGGTCACCCTCCTCCCGCAGGAACAACTCGCCGAGTGGGCCCGGCAGTGGCTGGCCTCCCACACCGGCTGGCTGCTCGTGCTCGACAACGTCTCGGACCCGGCCGTTGTCGAACACCTTCTCGCCCGGGCGACTTCAGGTCGCTTCCTGGTCACGAGCCGGAGGTCCACGGGCTGGCGGAGCATGGCGAAGGAGTTGGCGCTGGACGTGCTGTCCGCCCCGGAGGCGGTGGACCTCTTCACCCGGATTCGCGGCGAGGACTCGGACACCGCCGAACTCTGCGCGGAACTGGGCCACCTCCCGCTCGCGGTCGCCCAGGCGGCGGCGTACTGCGCGGAAACGGGCTGCACCGTAAGGGCGTACCTGGACGACCTCGCCGCCTACCCCGCCGAGATGTACGGGGCCACCGACGAGGGCGGCGACCACGGACGCACCGTCGCCCGCGTCTGGCACGTCACCCTCGACCGTCTCGCGGACGACCCGCTCGCCGTGCGGATCCTGCTGATGCTCGCCTGGTACGCCTCCGAGGGCATCCCCCGTTCGCTCCTCGCCTCTCTCGGCACACCCCCTGCCGTGCGCCGGGCACTGGGCCGCCTCGCGGCGCACAGCATGATCTCCCTCTACGACGACACCGTGTCCGTACACCGCCTGGTGCAAGCCGTCTCGCGTACGCCGGGGGAGGGTCGGGGGGAGGACGACCGTCACCGTCACGCCGACGCGATCGTGGCGGCCCGTAGGAGCGCGGTGGCGGCACTGACCGCGCAGGTCCCGGAAGACGCCGAGGCTCCGTCGGCCTGGCGGGCCGTGCGGGCGGTGCTGCCGCACATCGAGGCGCTGGCCGGGCACGGGGGCGGACTGCCGGGGGCCGGCATCGGGACGGCCGAGAGCGAGGCGGAGGCGGAACTCTACGTCAAGGCCGCCCGCCAGTTGACGTTCTCCGGGACCCGTTCGGCACTGCGGGCGGTCGCGCTGCTGGAGCGCGCGGAGGCGGTGTACACGCGACTTCTCGGTGCCGAGGCGCCGCAGACGCTGGAGACCCGGACCCGGCTCGTGCACGCCCGGCGACGGTCGGGCGACCTCAAGGGGGCCGCTCCTCTCGCCGAGGCCGTACTGGACGACTGCGTGCGGGCGTTGGGCGAGCGACACCCCGTGACATTGACGGCGCTCATGCGGCTGGCCCAATTGGTCGGCTTCCAGGGGGACTCCGCGCGTGCCGCAGCTCTCCTGGAGGAGGTGGTCGCGGGGCGGGCGGCGGCCCTCGGTGACCAGCACCCGCTGACCCTGGCGGCGCGGAGCGCTCTCGCCCGGGAGTTCCGGAACCATGACGACCTGGTGTCGATCCGTTGGAGGCTGCAAAAGGCGTACGAGGACGGAGTGGAGCACCTGGGCCCGGAACACCCGGTGACACTGTCCATCCAGGGCGAACTCCTGCTGATGTCGGCGGGGTCGAAGATCCTGGAGGGACCGATAGGGGAGGCCCTGATGTCCGTGCCCCTGAACAGCGCCGACTTCAGTTCCCCCGACCTGATGCACCGACTCCACTCGGTGGTCCGGTCCATGGGCCCGCAAGTCATGAAGAAGTTGCTGGGGTCGGAGCAGGACGTGGAGACCGCGGAGCAGTACGTCGCCACGACCGAGCGGGTGTTCGGTGGTGATCATCCGAGGACCCTGACCGCGAGGATGGCACTGGTCCAGGCGTACGCCTCCACCAGGGATGTCGGCCGGGTCTCCACGGCTCTGGAGCAACTGGTCTCGGACGCCACGGAGGTCTTCGGCGGGGACGATTCCTTCGTCGCCGGTATGAATGCCATCAGAAGCATGGTCGACGTGGCCGTCTCCCGCGGGCTGGGCAACAACGACGAGGACGACGAGTCGGACACCGGGGATCTGGACGGGGAGGGGGCCGACTGGATTGCCGGAGCCGAAGGCAGACCGATCCCCGAGGCCGTCGTCCAGCTGGGCGACTTGTTCGGGTCGATGCGCGAGAGTATCGCCGCGGGCACCTTGGACTTCGCGAGGTTCGCGGAAGCGGCGATCGAGGTGATGAAGGCGGTGGACCGGGCTGGTACAGCGACGGCGCGGGCCGACGAACCGGAGGGGGCCGACGCCATGGAAGCGACCGTCGCTGTAGAAGGGACCGTCGACACCGCCGACAACGGTACGGCCGACGGGATCTGA